One genomic window of Haloferax mediterranei ATCC 33500 includes the following:
- a CDS encoding DNA double-strand break repair nuclease NurA gives MTLDPVHVDDIASMASSIADSVDDTDYDDLARTVWESWLDPLSSPDGGRPIIEPIGEKRLHAANVDDIALTETPFPTVHGLDSGTINPTTFKNGLVLDVAHAAMAAEPSDLDLHRARSIVMTAHTHDPVPIFDTNEWLKSDRGYTRKRILRAPRVNRYAEGVVHALSLYLAESAHALEYAEAVSDLLILDGPVYPKELLNWRDRDAELNDLARDAKPKAIVENYVRIVERFVERDVPVAGFVKNPGAKHIVRTVKKHLNESGDGNAPWVDDTSFFVSLLERRDGPDSEDRRTDELTFTNWFISRGGSDRQMSADGDAFGVERNLDPESYTLTFFVLYDPRTDVCYRVEAPYAFTKDADRRENLMHHIVRDVAATRGPPQAVEKADELARVSVGEKAALRRKLSEKLGSDAVKSYDNIRWVDADE, from the coding sequence ATGACCCTCGACCCCGTCCACGTGGACGACATCGCGTCCATGGCGAGTTCCATCGCGGACTCGGTCGATGACACCGACTACGACGACCTCGCGCGGACGGTCTGGGAGTCGTGGCTGGACCCACTCTCATCGCCCGACGGCGGACGGCCGATTATCGAGCCAATCGGCGAAAAGCGACTCCACGCCGCAAACGTGGACGACATTGCACTTACCGAGACGCCCTTTCCGACCGTCCACGGACTCGATTCGGGTACTATCAACCCGACGACGTTCAAGAACGGCCTCGTACTCGACGTGGCACACGCCGCGATGGCGGCCGAACCATCGGACCTCGACCTCCACCGTGCCCGGTCCATCGTCATGACCGCCCACACGCACGACCCGGTTCCGATTTTCGACACCAACGAGTGGTTGAAGTCCGACCGCGGGTACACCCGCAAACGGATTCTCCGCGCTCCCCGCGTCAACCGCTACGCCGAAGGCGTCGTCCACGCGCTATCTCTGTATCTCGCTGAGAGCGCCCACGCGCTCGAATACGCGGAGGCGGTCTCTGACCTCCTCATCCTCGACGGCCCGGTGTATCCGAAGGAGCTTCTGAACTGGCGGGACCGCGACGCCGAACTCAACGACCTCGCCCGCGACGCGAAGCCGAAAGCGATTGTCGAGAACTACGTCCGAATCGTCGAGCGGTTCGTCGAACGCGACGTTCCCGTCGCCGGATTCGTAAAGAATCCGGGTGCCAAACACATCGTGCGCACGGTCAAAAAGCACCTCAACGAGAGCGGAGACGGCAACGCACCGTGGGTAGACGACACCTCGTTTTTCGTCAGTTTGCTCGAACGGCGCGACGGTCCCGACTCCGAAGACCGCCGCACGGACGAACTCACGTTCACGAACTGGTTCATCTCGCGCGGCGGGTCCGACCGACAGATGAGCGCCGACGGCGATGCGTTCGGCGTCGAGCGAAACCTCGACCCCGAATCATACACGCTCACGTTCTTCGTGCTGTACGACCCCCGTACCGACGTGTGCTACCGGGTCGAAGCCCCCTACGCGTTCACGAAAGACGCCGACCGCCGGGAGAATCTGATGCACCATATCGTCCGCGACGTGGCCGCGACTCGCGGACCACCACAGGCAGTCGAGAAAGCCGACGAGTTAGCACGGGTGAGCGTCGGCGAAAAAGCCGCACTCAGACGAAAGCTCTCGGAAAAACTCGGGTCTGACGCGGTAAAGAGCTACGACAATATCCGCTGGGTCGACGCTGACGAGTGA
- a CDS encoding nitroreductase family protein, whose amino-acid sequence MDFEEVVATRRSIHEYADEPLDDETLETIFENAIQAPSSYNLQPWEFVVLREDETKQALREAAYDQEHVTGAAASVIILGNKDPEAHAQTVADDMLEKGYLPNEDARDGVLESIAGMADLPEQERRVWTVRSTSLVAMSLMNAAWDEGVGTCPIGGFDPDAVLEAFDIDGEQYEPVMLLTMGIPAEDAGELQAEKKYRRPVDEVVHYEAFAPEQTADPAPADD is encoded by the coding sequence ATGGATTTCGAAGAAGTCGTTGCAACCCGACGTTCTATCCACGAGTACGCCGACGAACCGCTCGACGACGAGACGCTCGAAACGATATTCGAAAACGCGATTCAGGCACCGTCGAGCTACAACCTCCAGCCGTGGGAGTTCGTCGTCCTGCGCGAAGACGAGACGAAGCAGGCTCTGCGCGAGGCCGCCTACGACCAGGAACACGTTACGGGTGCCGCCGCATCGGTCATTATCCTCGGCAACAAGGACCCGGAAGCGCATGCCCAGACCGTCGCCGACGACATGCTGGAGAAGGGCTACCTCCCGAACGAGGACGCCCGCGACGGCGTCCTCGAAAGCATCGCCGGAATGGCTGACCTCCCCGAACAGGAGCGTCGCGTCTGGACCGTTCGCTCCACGTCGCTCGTTGCGATGTCTCTCATGAACGCCGCGTGGGACGAGGGTGTCGGCACCTGCCCAATCGGCGGCTTCGACCCCGATGCGGTCCTCGAAGCGTTCGACATCGACGGCGAGCAGTACGAACCCGTGATGCTCCTGACGATGGGCATCCCCGCCGAAGACGCCGGCGAACTGCAGGCCGAAAAGAAGTACCGCCGTCCCGTCGACGAAGTCGTCCACTACGAGGCGTTCGCGCCGGAGCAGACGGCCGACCCCGCACCCGCCGACGACTGA
- a CDS encoding ATP-binding protein, with protein sequence MTDLGDFSDFGGDGPEEPDDSERGDRAEQPAADGAGSSREDVTSTDTNRENVASVETNRQTEDELQFDEYDADPVGTEQGIGSIAVSQGLRVAEDHERTRLRAYVTAGNREQVRLGKYLIVPYPDDELLFCRIVGLEYAQEFQADDATEIHARRAMRRSADEFVERDYKFMAELEPIAVLFSDRGELKRRMVDRVPKPGATVGEADDATQIKTGLKIPEDGVFLGHLSVGGEKVRTAAQPPTIDYRLKDDYTDGDPLVFRHTLVAGGTGSGKTHASKNMLRQYLSGERTYEMDDGRDVQAAVVQFDPQDEYAQMHDDNPDMDTEIARRYEREGIAHGGHDDTIALVPKMAGSSYPGSNHRAEQLEFTIPFSMARDLPWLVAGSSLNDNQYPALLELLNRFFRNYSDSGTYKEFLTFLDDPALKEELHESGRVHEATFDAVKRRVRGVPNGVFDQDARPITDLDHELVRPGGLTVVPTYHLSSSRAKELFVLAVSALLIDDKLSNDPSSQRIKETPLVLGMDEAHNFLTDADTVQARKVIEKFTEAAKQGRKERLGLFLITQDPQDIADPVFKQVNTKVVLNLGDEDAIKSVNIPPNLEDKVPYMEKGQMVVYSPDNSEPVELKGLSTCVTRHGD encoded by the coding sequence ATGACCGACCTGGGGGACTTCAGCGACTTCGGCGGCGACGGCCCCGAAGAGCCGGACGACTCGGAGCGAGGCGACCGAGCGGAGCAACCCGCCGCAGACGGCGCTGGGAGTAGCCGTGAGGATGTTACTTCCACCGACACCAACCGGGAGAACGTCGCTTCCGTCGAGACGAACCGGCAAACGGAAGACGAACTGCAGTTCGACGAGTACGACGCCGACCCGGTCGGAACCGAGCAAGGTATTGGCTCGATTGCAGTCTCACAGGGACTTCGCGTCGCCGAAGACCACGAGCGGACGAGACTCCGAGCGTACGTCACAGCCGGGAATCGCGAGCAAGTCAGACTCGGGAAGTATCTCATCGTTCCCTACCCCGACGACGAACTGCTGTTCTGCCGAATCGTCGGCCTGGAGTACGCCCAGGAGTTCCAGGCCGACGACGCAACCGAGATTCACGCGCGGCGCGCCATGCGCCGCTCGGCCGACGAGTTCGTCGAGCGCGACTACAAGTTCATGGCCGAACTCGAACCCATCGCCGTCCTGTTTTCGGACCGCGGCGAACTCAAGCGCCGAATGGTCGACCGCGTGCCGAAACCCGGAGCGACAGTCGGTGAGGCCGACGACGCGACCCAAATCAAGACCGGACTGAAGATTCCCGAAGACGGCGTCTTCCTCGGCCACCTCTCAGTCGGTGGCGAGAAGGTCCGAACCGCGGCGCAACCGCCGACTATCGACTACCGATTGAAGGACGACTACACCGACGGCGACCCCCTCGTCTTCCGTCACACGCTCGTCGCCGGTGGAACCGGGTCGGGGAAGACCCACGCCTCGAAGAACATGCTCCGACAGTATCTCTCGGGCGAGCGAACCTACGAGATGGACGACGGGCGCGACGTTCAAGCCGCCGTCGTGCAGTTCGACCCGCAGGACGAGTACGCACAGATGCACGACGATAATCCGGATATGGACACAGAAATCGCCCGACGCTACGAGCGAGAGGGTATCGCCCACGGTGGCCACGACGACACGATTGCGCTCGTCCCGAAGATGGCTGGGTCGTCGTATCCGGGGTCGAACCACCGTGCAGAGCAGTTGGAGTTCACCATCCCCTTTTCGATGGCGCGCGACCTGCCGTGGCTCGTTGCCGGAAGCAGCCTCAACGACAACCAGTATCCGGCACTTCTCGAACTACTGAATCGGTTCTTCCGGAACTACAGCGACAGCGGAACCTACAAGGAGTTCCTGACGTTCCTCGACGACCCGGCGCTCAAGGAGGAACTGCACGAATCGGGTCGCGTCCACGAAGCGACCTTCGACGCGGTGAAACGCAGAGTTCGTGGGGTTCCGAACGGTGTCTTCGACCAAGACGCCCGGCCCATTACGGACCTCGACCACGAACTGGTCCGTCCCGGCGGACTGACGGTCGTTCCGACCTACCACCTCTCGTCGAGTCGGGCGAAAGAGCTGTTTGTCCTCGCCGTTTCGGCGCTCCTCATCGACGACAAACTCTCGAACGACCCGTCGAGCCAGCGCATCAAGGAGACGCCGCTCGTGCTCGGGATGGACGAAGCGCACAACTTCCTAACCGACGCAGACACGGTACAGGCACGGAAGGTCATCGAGAAGTTCACCGAGGCGGCCAAACAAGGCCGAAAAGAGCGCCTCGGCCTGTTCCTCATCACGCAGGACCCACAGGACATCGCCGACCCCGTGTTCAAGCAGGTGAACACGAAGGTCGTGCTCAACCTCGGTGACGAGGATGCCATCAAGAGCGTCAACATCCCGCCGAACCTCGAAGACAAAGTCCCCTACATGGAGAAAGGACAGATGGTCGTCTACTCCCCGGACAACTCCGAGCCGGTCGAACTGAAGGGCCTTTCGACCTGTGTGACGCGCCACGGCGACTGA
- a CDS encoding DUF7113 family protein, with protein MLLVRGHGGGTALTGTIFERGEEAPTYRGAPNEDAPYVWVCDEFYEVESGGSKMEIDGHSIRVAFDTPLPRGFDTREQALDAAKEHIRTQFARIGVPEDDVRIEVVRPEEEG; from the coding sequence ATGCTTCTTGTCCGCGGACACGGTGGCGGCACGGCGCTCACCGGAACAATATTCGAACGAGGTGAGGAAGCGCCGACGTACCGCGGTGCCCCAAACGAAGACGCACCGTACGTATGGGTCTGCGACGAATTCTACGAGGTCGAAAGTGGCGGCTCCAAGATGGAAATCGACGGCCACTCCATCCGGGTGGCGTTCGACACGCCGCTTCCGCGCGGATTCGATACCCGCGAGCAAGCACTCGATGCGGCGAAAGAACATATCAGGACACAGTTCGCACGCATCGGCGTTCCGGAGGACGACGTTCGAATCGAGGTCGTCAGACCCGAAGAAGAGGGCTAA
- a CDS encoding KaiC domain-containing protein, translated as MSEDDDWFERALRERGDGETDGDEEDTESEAATDSTADVGSDDSGADSGSDGSEADTNDSDADVPDTSQRDAPDSDTFSDQPPAAFPAGSSDDASDRDNLADAPADTAADAPADSPDDVEDDPFSMDFATAFENAPMPEVDDTEGGFGGQSSGGMGDDFMFDAGDRPDSQSFDDEEFESQIDRIDIGIEGLDDMILGGVPKRSLMVAIGSAGTGKTTFGLQFLWKTLREGGSGVYITLEESRERILNTADEKGWDFSEHEADDRLAIVDLDPVEMANSLSSIRNDLPRLIEDFGADRLVLDSVSLLEMMYDRPSKRRSEVFNFTRSLKDAGVTTMLTSEADQTNPYVSRHGIVEYLSDAVFVLQYVRPDDFRETRLAIEIQKIRDANHSRETKPYELTSDGISVYRQANIF; from the coding sequence ATGAGCGAAGACGACGACTGGTTTGAGCGAGCACTCCGAGAGCGTGGCGATGGCGAGACCGATGGGGACGAGGAAGATACCGAATCAGAGGCGGCTACTGATTCAACGGCCGATGTGGGCAGCGACGACTCCGGAGCAGACTCGGGTAGCGACGGTTCTGAAGCCGACACTAACGACAGCGACGCCGACGTTCCGGATACCTCGCAGCGTGACGCCCCGGACAGCGACACGTTTTCCGACCAACCTCCCGCAGCCTTCCCGGCGGGTTCGTCAGACGACGCATCCGACCGAGATAACCTGGCAGACGCACCGGCAGACACAGCTGCGGACGCCCCGGCGGACTCACCGGACGATGTCGAAGACGACCCATTCTCGATGGACTTCGCCACGGCCTTCGAGAACGCGCCGATGCCGGAGGTGGACGACACGGAAGGTGGATTCGGTGGGCAGTCGTCCGGCGGCATGGGTGACGACTTCATGTTTGATGCGGGTGACCGACCTGACTCGCAGTCGTTCGACGACGAGGAGTTCGAATCCCAAATCGACCGTATCGACATCGGCATCGAGGGGCTCGACGACATGATTCTCGGTGGCGTCCCGAAGCGGTCGCTCATGGTCGCTATCGGGAGCGCCGGGACCGGGAAAACGACGTTCGGGCTCCAGTTCCTCTGGAAGACGCTCCGAGAAGGTGGCAGTGGCGTTTATATTACGCTCGAAGAAAGCCGCGAACGCATCCTCAACACCGCCGACGAGAAAGGCTGGGACTTCTCCGAACACGAGGCGGACGACCGACTGGCTATCGTCGACTTGGACCCCGTCGAGATGGCGAACAGTCTTTCGAGCATCCGAAACGACCTCCCGCGACTCATCGAGGATTTCGGCGCGGACCGACTCGTCCTCGACTCCGTGTCGCTCTTGGAGATGATGTACGACCGGCCGTCCAAGCGCCGCAGCGAGGTGTTCAACTTCACCCGGTCGCTGAAGGACGCGGGTGTGACGACGATGCTCACCTCCGAAGCGGACCAGACTAACCCCTACGTCTCTCGGCACGGCATCGTCGAGTACCTCTCTGACGCAGTGTTCGTCCTTCAATACGTCCGCCCCGACGACTTCCGCGAGACGCGCCTCGCAATCGAGATTCAGAAGATACGCGACGCCAACCACTCCCGTGAGACGAAGCCCTACGAACTCACGAGCGATGGAATCAGCGTCTACCGGCAGGCGAATATTTTCTAA
- a CDS encoding universal stress protein, translating into MAEHVLVPVDGSPQSVAALRFAASEWPDARITLLKVINPADADFRERALSGTEEWYQEEKRKANETFAEVKSEVDIERPVADITEVGSPEKAIVEVLEADGADFDHVVMGSHGRTGVSRILLGSVAEEVVRRSPVPVTIVR; encoded by the coding sequence ATGGCCGAACACGTTCTCGTTCCCGTCGATGGGTCGCCGCAGTCAGTCGCTGCGCTACGTTTTGCCGCTTCGGAGTGGCCGGACGCCCGAATCACGCTGTTGAAAGTCATCAACCCCGCAGATGCAGACTTCCGAGAGCGGGCCCTCAGTGGGACCGAAGAGTGGTACCAAGAGGAAAAACGGAAGGCGAACGAGACGTTCGCCGAGGTAAAATCCGAGGTCGATATCGAACGACCAGTCGCGGACATCACCGAAGTCGGAAGCCCCGAAAAGGCTATCGTGGAGGTGTTAGAAGCAGATGGCGCCGACTTCGACCACGTCGTTATGGGAAGCCACGGCCGAACCGGTGTCTCGCGCATCCTCCTCGGGAGCGTCGCCGAAGAGGTCGTCCGTCGTTCGCCCGTCCCGGTCACTATCGTCAGGTGA